ttgtttagattaatttacatctttaaaatttatttaggtCTTTGACTGTGGttagtttattaaattaattatttcttgctttgattcatttgttgtttagttcttaatttcttattttattttaaaacacatCTTTCTgaactatattataatttatttggtttatattttattattttcctacGGTTTTACAAGTAGCTATGGGTTCGACCTCGTTATTGCTAAACTATATATTTCGGTACGGTTTGTGcatttacaagtataattatttcACAGTACATATCCCTTTATCACCTAATTAAGGTCAACATACAATCCATCAAAGTATTCACTTGTTCTTACAATAAGCTTAATTCATACACAGATAAACAACAATCCCAACCAAAATATCACTTCAATATTTAGTACCAATTCATATCATTCTATTCCACTATTTAATATACACAACTCAATTAATAAAAACATACCAACATGCATGCACCCATGTATTCAATATAACACAATTACACATACATACTCCATCCCATCCATCTAGCACTTGGAGCTTAACACAAACCCATTGCACAACAATATAATCATATAATCTACATATTACattcaatatgcataaaaaatattcaatcaaTTACATTCACAAACACTTTATCAATATATAAGCTGCATGTTGGCAATACACAACATATTTTCCAAATTACATTGACCTCCAAGATTTGGTTAGTTTCAACTAATTTTACGCGGTCTGTTCTCGTGATCTCCTTTATTTCTATGTTAATTACGAGAAACCTCACAAATTACCTCTGCTTAAGTGAAGAGAGAGACTAGGATCAGTTTTTCACATAGTAGTGTTCGAAAGTAAAACATGCATGGCTATATATCAATATAAGTAAAGTTTTAAAACAGGAGTAATAACTTATTGGGTCTTTAACTGCATGCATTCtatgaattaaattcaataacaTAAAAAGTCCCTAGCTGCAAATTAGTTTTGCACGTATATATTTTGCTTCCcggaatttcaatttcattacaaaaaaattgtttatttatgaCCAGTTAATTTCAGCGAAATGACTATTTTCAACTAAAATTGATCGCAAATAGTCTTGTGATTGCAATAAATTGGTCACAAAAGCttgattttcttgtagtgaatttaATTTTGTCAGTTTCCCCTTCCATCGGTTTGTAAATATCTGTCAATAATTAAGGACCATCTTAATTAGGTTTGTAAATTTCTTTCAATGATATCAGATCTAGATCTtccgtttctttttcttttatatgttcaattatatataattcgtAGTAGATGCGTGCATGCCAAACTCATAATAAAGCAAAAGGAAGTACTTCCATTTATAATacacaacaaatataaattattgtaCAATCGGTGGCCATAAGAATGACCTTATTAATTGGGGATAATACACGCTAGGTTCTATAATAATATTACACACAATTAACTCAGAATTGGCCTTATTGCTGATGATACAGGCTGCTTCTATATATGTTACATATAATTGTAACATAACATCTGTATATCTGATATCATTGGCCTTAATATTGATAATACTagcacacacaaacacacacacatacttaTTTATAGCAAACACACCATATCTGATTGCTAGCCATGCGCGCTGTTGATCATTATTCTTCACAATACTGGCGGCCATTAATATCACAGATCACCCGCTGGCCAGTTTGCATCTTTCCCAAAGGCTATGACAAGAGAAGGAAAGTtcagtagaaaataaaaaataaaattttcagaaaAGAGAActaataatatacatattatatatatatatatatacatacactaaataaaaatgaaggaaTAGTGATTTTtagtgcatgtatatatatctagTGAATGTGTCGTTGCACTCATGTATATATGTAAGTCAAACTCAAGAACTACAGTACTCATGCATCGGTACTACAATTAAACTTGGAAATCGTTCgttttagttttgatttttttgcttCGGGCTTGGAAAATTGTAAATgcgtatatattaattagttaatatataattacgTTCAAGATATATATGTAGGATACGATATTGAATTAATGCAGCTAATTAATTACCTGCATTGGAAAGAGTCCATGTCTCGTCGTCGGCGCCCACATGCCATGCAAAGCAACCGCGCAAATTTATATGTTTCTCACCAATTGCCTCGCTAACCTTTCTAGTGATGCACCTTTCATCATCATAACCAACCCAACTCCTCTCGTTTTGCGAGTAGGTAGCAACATAGGAGCCGACGTGATTGGTTGTATATTCAGTATTCCTTTTACTGACAAATGCATGGATATTTTTGTAATCTTTATGTGCTGGATAAGCCTCTGCAAACAATCCATTTTCATCATTCTGGTTCGTTAGATTCCATTCATAGCCAGAAAACGGAAGGGCGAGGACTAATTTTTTGGCCGGAACTCCGTTCTTAATCCACTCCTCAATGCCTGATCTTCCGCACCTGTTTCTGTCTGTATGATTTGACCACGCATGAACCGGTCCAGTCAAAGTGGGTGAGTTGGAGGGAGTATAGAAGTTAATGGCCAGTACGTTGATCCAGTTCAAGTTGTCTGAAATAGCCTTACAAGGATACCAGAAATTGTTACAGCCGTCTTTACCAGGAATGACCGGGTGGTGAAACACCGCCGCGGTTAGCAGCAACCGATCACCCTCGGCCTCGTTCCTCACTGCCTGATTCCATTCCCCAAGCAATATGTCGAGGGATGAGCACTGCAATGGCTGGGGGTATTGCTGTGGGCAGACATTAATTTGGCCGATCTGGGGGCATGACTGTGGCAAGACAATAATTTGGCCGATTGGGGGGCATGGCTGTGGCAAGACATTCTGGGGGGACGGGGTCGGGGTCGGGGTCGGGTATAGCGAGCAGAGATCAAGGCCATCGAAACCGAAACTCCTGGCTACACTTATTGAGGTCTGTATGAATTTGGCACGTTTATTTAGATCCATCGCCACTGGAGATATGTCATAGCCTTCACCACCGATGGATAAAAGAGTTTTCACCCGACGGTTGGAACGTTCTCGAACGGTTCTAGTGAAGTCTTGGAATCTGTCCGAGTACGAGCTAGGAATGGTGACCGAGCCATCACTGTTGACCTCGGCAAAGCCAGCATAAAGATGTGTGAAGAGTTCGATAGGTAAATCTGTTGGCGGCCGGATCAAAAAGTTAGGCCCGCAAAACCAGTATCCGGCTTTCACACGGGAAACACCACGGGAAGCCATTCGATCGAGGAAAGGCGAAGCAGGTGTACTAGTAATTACTGTCTTTTTGTGTGTCTTGGTGGTGCGAGTAGTGGTAGTTTCTAGCCATGTATGCGGGCGTATTTATAGCCTTTTCAAACCCTTATAGCTAGAAACTAGgcatactaatttttttatgccAATCACCGGCAATGCCGGTTCCATGGAATGGCCCAGCAGGGCAGCAGTACTGATCCGACGGACAGACTTTAATGGGATCATGAAGAGGATGGACGTGATGACGTGACGTCATGCTTCCACGTATGCATGGCGTGGACGAGAAGAATTTTAAGGTGTTCGGATTCtacattttaaaattactttatgTTACGTGGACGTTCAATTTGAAAAGAAACTAGAAGATATATATGGTCTATTGTTAGTGAACAACATATACTAGCTCATGCAAAAtttcaaatcatatataatgCTACGTCTGAATTTGTCTTAATTTGCTGAATATTAGTGCAAATGATCATCGGCATGTAAGTTGATTGTATAATGttgattaatttttatgtttttaatttgcCTGATGACATATAACCCgattatctaaatataaaaCTTAGGTTATGAAGTGCTAGGTGAAATGCTCgatattatatttttgggcGACTTAGGAAAAGTCTTCAGACAATATTGAAGTTTACAACTATCATGTCCATatttagatataaaataaataataaaatttaccacTTTTCATTTGTATAAGGTTTGGGACAATTAGTTATTTCACATAGTATCAGAGCATTAATATTGAGCGAGTTCAAATCCTGACTCTAcactttatttaattaaatattctacgtGTTGGGCTAACTTACTGATTGAGAATCTGACCAACAAGTGAAAGTGGTgttaagatttaatataattaataacatCTCTAACGGCTACATTAGGATTCTCAAGTACTATATAACTACCTTCATGTATAGTTTCTAACTGTACAATGCAGCTTTTATGCATACTTGAATATTATAACGTACTCTACAAATTAATATCAAAGAAGTGACTCTCACGGTGACGGAGTGATTTTCTCAAATCCGGGTAATTTGCAACTACCCTGCCGCCATTAGAACAAGTTCTCTCTACCTTTGATACGTGGAGTATATATCCCTCCGGCCTTTGTTCTAAGTACACCCTGATCTATGGCCCCGCATGACATACCTAATCCTCTTGATAACCCGCCCACCCCTTTTGGTCACGGCTTAAAATCgccacaaataattattgacgCCATATATGGAGTGTTGCAAGGTAGACGCTAATAACGTATCTCAATAAGTATATTGCGGCAATATTTGTCGACGCAAACAAAGTCCTATGTTCTGCCTCAGAATCTACACAAACCATGGTGAAATGTCGCGCAAATAAGTATTTGCGGTTGCAAAATCGACATAAAATAAGTATTTGTGagcaaaaaatatttgtttggtCGCAAATGCTTATTAGTAGCAATTAACTATGTTGGggttttgaaaatcatgaaattaaCGACATTTGAGACAATTATTATGTTGATTTTCTGGGAGTtgaggatttttattttttcaaattctcctatgcaaaatattttttttttggatttgagaTCATGTACGAAAGAAACTTAATTTGGAGTATAAgatgttcaatattattttactttcttgAAAATTAAATCGTTTTTGGAATTAAGAGCAAGTTGCTaatcaattcattttttcaGAGAACTAAATTATATAGGGTGTAgttctttaattttcaacttaagTTGGGTAAGAAAACTAATTGTCTAGCTAGTTTTGTTTAACTTTTGTAATATAATTGTAAACGAGATTTGCAGGTGTATCATCGAGAAATGCTATTCTCCATCCTTGATTTTGTCACTTTCAGTCATACTGTTTAATTATGTAGTGTGTTATAAGTACTGATTTTATATGTCAACCACTTAAAATTAGAACAAGCAACTTAAAATAAAGGATATAaagagtagcattactcttaattaATACTCAAAAAGGCATTATTTTTAAGTCACCATAAATTATATTACGTACTAATTAGTCAGTTAGAGGGTATTTATtcagaaaaatataaatgtaattgattaattatatagaaaataaggttattcattttaaaaaaacctGTAAATGCAATtgagtaattatatataaaatgattgGGACACGAGACCTATCCATGGGGTTTGCACGGATCGAGCAATGTTTTATTACTGTTCATGCATTGTTCCTAAatagtacataaataaaaatatgaacaaTGTTTTAACAATaacgaaaaaaaattatatactttGTGCAAACCCCTAAGTAGACCCGAAAATCTGACCACGATGCTCTTATTACACATTACCCCTTAAAGAAATGAAGCTGCACGGAGCAACTTTCTTTCTCCAGATTCACCCGTATGtttgtttctttcctttcctaaattctcttccacattCATAATCTCGATCTAATGTTTCTCTTATACAAAAAGTCTGATGGTTTAATGGCATATAGGTcggttttttaaatgaaaaaattggatttgaAACCCTCCACCCTAgtcttttgtatatataaaaaaaaaacgtttctcttatgcagttatttttttattacccCTCATGTGTGAATGATACCTAGGAAATCAAATAGTTAATAAATCAGATCCTTAACGTGCAAATTAGAGCCCAAATCATGATCAATAAGAGGTTATCCGTTATCTTAGGATTGTAAATAAATAAGTTGGCTACCCAAGATTGGTTTAATCAAACTCGAGTTTTactcaattaatttattaatcatTAATATTATAGATAAAGTTAGAATATATGATACAAAGAATTCCACTTGTTTACATGACTCAAGTCGATATATAGATCGGTCCATTATTCACATGATGCACGCTTTGTGGCACTGTTGAACCATTAATACAAGTTGCGACAACTACGGATTATTCAAGCCTCTGTAATTAATGTTAAAACTTGACACATGTCGTATTTATTTAAGTTAGActattatattagaatatattttataattgatattgattgatttatataataaattaaatatgataaaaaaataaatcatattatcatatatattctaACACAATATCctaaccatttaaaaaaattctaatataatttgAGGCTGATCAGCAAAGGCactcatacaaaaaaaaaaaaaaaacaaaaatcttttATCATTTAATGCTAACAATGTCAAACCTTAAGCTACATGATAATGATCTGTATCTACCTGAGAAAGGGCTTTTGATTATTTCATATATCGATGATTATAGATCATCTCAATCACCATTGCAGTGGGGTTGGGCAATGACacccttaaaaacaaatcttTTGTCATTTACCAACCGATGGCGCCCTTGAGCTGCATGATAATGATCTATATCTACCTGAGAAAGAGCATTTGATTATtccatatatagattattatagACCATCTCAATCATCATTGAAGGCTCTATATCATGACGAATAAGTAGTTAACGTCATTCATCCACGGTTGCATGACGTGTCAGACCAGAAAAATATAATGAAGGCTAGCTGTACGTTAGGGTCCCCGGAGGAGAAAACTTCTATACGCCACTATTCCATTCTTATTCTATTATGCCGCATCTTATATCATTAATAAAAGTGATAAATGTTTAGTATTGTATAACATTACTTCACTGAAAAATCATAGTCGACGATTTCTACTAATATTGTAAATTAtacttttcttctattttttaacctcttctaaaaatttaaaaaatgatagctACTTTTAACATAATCCACATTGATCTTGGATTAGATACGTGTATAGTGCTCAGCCTAAAGTGCAAGGGTACCTGACTATTTAACCACAATGCATGCATCACGTGGATGAGACTctagatcatgatcatgatgcaTGAAGGTAAATGATGTAGACATGTGTGGCCAATAAATTTATTAGGCCTTGAATTGCATAAGATGGACCAACTAAATAATTCGTAAACAAGCTCGAACATGCTTGTAAAAATAACGTAttctttaaccattaagtaaaaataatatagaatCCGTAACTTCTCCGAAGCATTTTCCGAATAAAATACTTCATGAATATATACCAGCTTTGGATCGTGCAGGTCCATTGCATATAACCTAGCCTACGGCCTGGCTCATTAGTTATATAGTCTTGGTGCCATGACGTGCATgagatggaaaataaaaataaaaaataaaaaagagagagaaatttaaagaaaaaaagagacaactctaaactatctcatctcatctcatcattacaattttttcaaatctctatacaaaatataataaataatttaactatttcaaattccaaaacaaaactaatattaaaacattatcttataataatattttattcaactttcaacaaaacatctcatcttatctcatctaaacaGTTAAATGAGGCATAAGACATGATGTATTATATATCAATCATGACAATTAATGTGTAATaagactttgtttttttttttaataaggaaTTGATGTGTAATAAGACTTAGAAAATGCATTCacattgtttaaattaaagTCAATACAACTTAGCCAGACATCCTACTTCAAAGGCCACTACTAGGATTGGACATTAACTCCATAGTCTAAGTCACTCCTAATGCATTTGCTTTTGATTAGGAAACCAGGAACAACATTTACAGTGAAATAGGAAAAAGCAATCGAATCAGGGCATACTACGTTTGAAAGCCAGTCGAAATCTAGGGCAAACAAAATCCACATATTGTAATTTAGGGCAAACTATATACAAAAATGCATCTAATCCCACCACAAACAGGTTGTAGGACAACGTATTTTACCAAAACAAAAGACTCTAACCCAACCAAAATCAATTTACAGTGAGAATACCTTACGCGACGAGTACCACAGACTCGCCGGCATCGAGTGGAGGCGAGAAGGCACGGCAGCTGGCTGGTCGGTGCACTTGAGCAACAGAGAATGGCTATTTGACGACACAGAAGAGAGGCAGAGTACTGTATCGGCGAGGGAAGAGGGAAAATAAGGTGTGGGCTGAAATTTAGttttacattatatactaaGTTTTGTTACGGCAGCACAACACTTGCTACAAAAATATGAAGCAAAATCAATTCTACGGCAGACTTTGTTGCAGCGATTTTATGTGGTCGCAATAAGTTACTTTAGCGATGGTTTTTGCACTCCGCTGGAAACTTTCTTCTCAAACAGTAACTTTGGACTATTTGCGGCTCAAATTTGATAGCCGAAAAAAAGATGAGCCGGAAAAAGCTAACAACGTCAGACCTTAAGCTACATGATAATGATCTATATCTACCTGAGAAAGAGCTTTTGATTATTTCATATATCGATGATTATAGATCATCTCAATCACCATTGCAGTGGGGTTGGGCAGTGACacccttaaaaacaaatcttTTGTCATTTACCAACCGATGGCGCCCTTGAGCTGCATGATAATGATCTATATCTACCTGAGAAAGAGCATTTGATTATtccatatatagattattatagACCATCTCAATCATCATTGAAGGCTCTATATCAGGACGAATAAGTAGTTAACGTCATTCATCCACGGTTGCGTGACGTGTCAGACCAGAAAAATATAATGAAGGCTAGCTGTACGTTAGGGTCGCCGGAGGAGAAAACTTCTATACGCCACTATTCCATTCTTATTCTATTATGCCGCATCTTATATCATTAATAAAAGTGATAAATGTTTAGTATTGTATAACATTACTTCACTGAAAAATCATAGACGATTTCTACTAATATTGTAAATTAtacttttcttctattttttaacctcttctaaaaattttaaaaaaataaaaatcacaaattcaaGACATGTATAACCTAttctttaaccattaagtaaaaataatatagaatCCGTAACTTCTTCGAAGCATTTTCCGAATATAATACTGCATGAATATATACCAGCTTTGGATGGTGGTCCATTGCATATGATCACCTAGCCTACGGCCTGGCTCATTAATTATATAGTCTTGGTGCCATGACGTGCATgagatggaaaataaaaataaaaaataaaaaagagagagaaaaagaaaaaaaagagacaactctaaactatctcatctcatctcatcattacaattttttcaaatctctatacaaaatataataaataatttaactatttcaaattccaaaacaaaactaatattaaaaaattatcttataacaatatttttttcaactttcaacaaaacatctcatcttatctcatctaaacaGTATAACCAAATGAGGCATAAGACATGATGTATTATATATCTTTTACTTGTAGTTTCTTtaactatattatttataaaaagttgcgtgaaatgtttaatatatattatatttgttaccAACGTGTTTCACACTCTTAGTAATCATGATCTCTAACAAcctgtattaaaaaaaaaacatacgaGCTCAGTGTGGAATGGGATATCTCTAATGTCAATGTCTGTATAGAAGGTTTAGAGTATTTAAGTTTTGAGAACATTCATAAGTTACTTCTGGCCAGCGCGTGGTCTAacctttatttttatagatgagtgtttataaattgatatgacttgTCTAACGGCTTGATGCTTTCCAATCATGGAGAAGTCACAGATTGTTAGCACATTGAATCCACTACCGTGCCGTGCAAAATTGCCATCCTGGGTGTGGGTTTTGAATAGTTATCGTATTTGAGAGCATTCATATTAACCCTTGTCGTTACATCATTACCACGTTGTTAATGACATTTAGGCAAATATCAAGTTTGGCGGTCACAATCTTGATTCTCTGTTTGGCTGGCCTTTAATTTTGAGTTCATTAGTTTTATGGTGTGGGGTTTCGTTCATCTTGTCCCTCCACTATTTTTGGGTGATTTAGGAGAAGTCTTTCGTTGCAACTATGTTCCACAATATTTTGTCATTGttcagattatatatatatatatatatattagacatTACCGATCGATCATCAACGTACTAATGACATTTGCTTAGGATGTGAAGTAGTTGTTAGTGTATTACAAACAATTATTGCTTTCCAAATTAGGATTTTTGATAATTGCGGAGAAATGCCTTAATTGGATCGATTGGTTCATTTTGCTGTCTAGTCTGTGCATGCATGGGTACTGGTCCCTAGACTGCAGCTTGGTTGAAACTTACAACTCATCGTCGCAtcagtattaataaaatttaataatgataGCTACTTTTAACATAATCCACATTGATCTTGGATTAGATACGTGTATATTGCTCAGCCTAAAGTGCAAGGGTACCTGACTATTTATTCAAAATCCATCCATTAACCACAATATGCATGCATCACGTGGATGAGGCTctagatcatgatcatgatgcaTCAAGGTAAATGATGTAGACATGTGTGGCCAATAAATTTATTAGGCCTTGACTTGCATAAGATGGACCAACTAAATAATTCGTAAACAAGCTCGAACttgcttgtaaaaaaaattgttcgtaaatataaattataacttcACGATAAAGTACTCGAACTTAATACTTATTCAAATAAGACTTCAATGAATAAATCTAAACTATTCATTTGAATTCAACTTGTTTACACTCAAGTCGATATATACATCACTCCATCATTCAAGTGATGCATGCACACTTTGTGGCACTGTCAAAACATTAATACAATTAGTTGCAACAACAATAGATTATTTGAGCCTCTATAATTAATGTTGACAAATGTGGTATTTAtttaagttagaatattatgttaaaataaatgttataattgatattgattgatttatacaataaattatataaattaaatatgatagagaataaatcatattattatatatatatatatatatatatatatatatatatatatatatatattctaacacaATATCCTAACAATTTAAGAAATTTCTAATATAATTTGAGGCTAAGCAGCGACAGTCTTAAAAAAAAGCCCTTTGTCATTTAATGCTAACAACAAACCTTGAGTTGCATGATAATGATAGATATCTATTTGAGAAAGAGCTTTTGATTATTTCATATATCGATGATTATAGACCATATCAATCACCATTGCAAGTGGGGTTGAGCAGCTGCccccttaaaaaaaattccttgGTCATTTAATGCTCTTGACCAACCTCCTTGAGCTGCATGATAATGATCTATATCTACCTGAGAAAGAGCGTTTGATTATTTCATATGTCGATTATTATAGACTACATGAATCATCATTGCAGGCTCTATATCATGACGCATCAGTAGTAAACGCCATTCATCCGCGTTCACATGACATGTTACACTAGAAAAATATGATGAAGGCAGCTACCTGGTCACCGAGAAATCCTAGAGTATTTTTGcacttttcttccctttttttacctcttttaaacatttttaaaaaataaaaatttcaaattcattaaaaGACAtgtacttctttaattataaagtaaaaaatatatatatatagaatttgtaGCTTCCCAGAAGTAATATTTTCCGAATATAATACTTGAGCAAACGAGGGTTTCAAATAATTATCTCATCTGAGAGCATTCATACTACTCCTTGCCGTTACATCATTAATCCATTGTTAATGACAGTTCGGCCTGAATTGAGTATATAGTCTAGTGGTCACATGAGCGTTGATTCTCTATTTGGCTGGTCTGTAATTTTGAGTTCATTAGTTTTTTATGGCATGGGGTTTTGTTCACCTTGTCCCTCCACTATTTTTGGGTGATTTAGGAGAAGTCTTTCGCTGCAACTACCTGCAAAATATTCTTTCCTTGttcagatcatatatatatatatatatatacacacacacatactaaGGAACGGCCCTAGAGCCCTGGAGTGTATTTgacataatgatttaaataaaaaaaaaaaaaagtgaaaaaatcaGTAGCTTATTTgtctgaaaaaagaaaatacaaggtTAAAGCAAGGCAAAAAgtcaagattaaaaaaaaaatctaaactttaGCAAAGTATGAGCATTGGTCTGCATccatattggattatctatttactctctacataataataaaatattattaatttaataatttttttaat
This is a stretch of genomic DNA from Carya illinoinensis cultivar Pawnee chromosome 15, C.illinoinensisPawnee_v1, whole genome shotgun sequence. It encodes these proteins:
- the LOC122295591 gene encoding class V chitinase-like, with amino-acid sequence MASRGVSRVKAGYWFCGPNFLIRPPTDLPIELFTHLYAGFAEVNSDGSVTIPSSYSDRFQDFTRTVRERSNRRVKTLLSIGGEGYDISPVAMDLNKRAKFIQTSISVARSFGFDGLDLCSLYPTPTPTPSPQNVLPQPCPPIGQIIVLPQSCPQIGQINVCPQQYPQPLQCSSLDILLGEWNQAVRNEAEGDRLLLTAAVFHHPVIPGKDGCNNFWYPCKAISDNLNWINVLAINFYTPSNSPTLTGPVHAWSNHTDRNRCGRSGIEEWIKNGVPAKKLVLALPFSGYEWNLTNQNDENGLFAEAYPAHKDYKNIHAFVSKRNTEYTTNHVGSYVATYSQNERSWVGYDDERCITRKVSEAIGEKHINLRGCFAWHVGADDETWTLSNAAFGKDANWPAGDL